A region of the Anolis sagrei isolate rAnoSag1 chromosome 4, rAnoSag1.mat, whole genome shotgun sequence genome:
CTGACACCTTGTGGTAGCAGAAGCATAGCATTGTAAATGagatacagtgggcccttggtctCCATTGGTGTTTGGGCCCGCTCCCACATTTCCACTCCCCATAGATGCTCAATTCTCATTACACAGGCAGTCctggagttacaaacatccaacttacaaatgactcataattacaaatgggggtgagacagcaggaagtgagaaaaacctaccccttgaaagggaaattcactcctacaAGAGCTATCATGGAAGCtctctcaccaattcttgtttctacaacaagccaaatgtttcaaaatccaattatctcaaGGAAAGAAAGCCAAGTTAAATCTTCtaaacagacaacaaaacaaacaccacaggggagttaaccattccctatgctacccaaagcttatatatacatttttggctggagttacacttaaaagtgtatctattctgacttacacacaaattcaacaagaacaaacctatagcacctatcttgttcatagcttggggactgcctgtatgtacaatagtgtagtaaaatggtgtcctttatataaaatagcattATGATCTGCTTTTTGGATTATTTCCAAGCCATGGATACAGATGGCCAATCGTACCTCTTTGTATTAGTGGCATTCCTCTTTACTTCAAATAGCTTTTAAGAGCTAGCAAATGCTCCTATCTAACAGTTTTAGGTGCCTAATTTTTGTGCAAAGAATGTGTGTTCTCCTCAGATCGTATTAAAAATATCTCTTGAAATAAAGATTCCTGAAAGTGGTTTTCAACATTTAGCACATACTGCTGTATGTTTATGAAAATCACATACTTTCAAGATCACTACAACCAAATTTAACTCAGGCTTTTGTCCAGCAACCTCTACTACTTTTAAGAATGATAAATTACTAATAAATTTAATCTCAAGATATCTGATGCTCTTATAATGTTCAAGGGTAGCAGTGCAATTAATTTTACCAGGAATGGATTCTTAATAGTCATGGCAGTGACACACTATGGGCTCAATTAATTGGTTGGTAACACCTTTTCTGATTCTGAACTGGTCAACAATTATCCTATGCACTTTTCCCATCTCTTCTTGACAAGGAAATGCTGGTTTCTGTTCACatttgctgttgttttaaaaCACAAGGTAGTAATGGACATAATGCTTCTATAGTTCTTCACCTGCCAATATTCTGCTACGGAAGCCATAATTTCTGGTCTGAAAAGACATTCTCTACCCCTCCCTCTCCAAGAAGTTGTCATACAAAATGAATACTTTATTACTAGTGTAATTTCAGAAGGGCTGTTGCATCTGCTTTTCAGTTTGAGAACACTCAATGACTTTAACacaaacttctttttttttttttgcacaaatttAATGACAGTACAAAACAGAAGACCATTTGTTCTACGCACGTGACTGAGCCAGTCATTTAAATGATACAGGTCCATAGTTACTCACATGAGCACAAGTAGTACTTTACCCTGGTTGAGATGGTTAGGACGTATAATTGATTAACATTTATAACTATCACTAACAGGCTTCAAACCCATAATCCATCTACTCCAGAAACCACCCTTGTAGAGTCAACTGGACTGTTCTAGAATAAATGGTTTATGAATAGTACTCATAAGCCAATTAGCTCACAATATAGCAAACTCTTTAAATAAGAGAAGGGTAAATACAATTCTGGTTTTGGTCTTGATACAGAAAAGCTTTATCATACAAAACACGACGTacacaatttatttatgcttgGAGAAGTACTCTTTGCTCTGCATGACATCAGGCTTGATTGTGTCAGCACCAGGTTGCCAGCCAGCAGGACACACTGCAGAGATAACATTACACTTTAGTTACTAAGAGGTGCAGGTTTAAAAACAGCatgtgaaaaaatattttctacaaGATGTCTTGGATCTGTAGACAATTATGTTATCTGTATGATTATAGCTAGGAAAACATTAGTTGGCCTGATATTATTTCAGTATACCCACCTCTTCTTGCACTTAGACAGGGAAGCAAGAAAATAGGCAAAACCAAAATACCACAAGACTTCcacatttgtggcaaatttgattACAATGGTCAACATGCCTCAAATGTCAggcctgtttctggatatatttgacctgcaGATTCCAAAAATGGAACCACTTTCCCCCTATTTGCTTTTAGTTGAGGTATACAtaataccagtcttcatctgctcacgcctaagaaatcatgataaccataagaaactagagctgatgtaatgttctcaatcagcatcccaaataattcCAAGAACAGCCCTAAAAACCAAGAGACCAACTTTTTTTGTTGTTTGGCTCTGTTACTCCTAAATTCAACATGAAGTTGAATTTAGTCCAGGAATGTGTAAATATGACCAAAATGACACTGGCCTACAGCTCTCATGAGTCTTACCAGCATAGGAAATGGTAATATACATGTTTTGCTCATCTTTGATTTATTTCTATGTACTACTCGTCAAATTTCTGACACTGAGaatgaggaagggagaaaaaacaaaaaccttataATGCAGGCAGGCTTGAGAAGGCACAATATACAGCTATGTCGGATGCGCCAAGAAAGCCTGAATGCAACACTCTTTTTTTGAAtgtaaatgaacagcagccacATATTTCAAATTACAAGGATGCTGTTGGAATGCATTTGGCTTCTTTCCTCCAATGACTCTCAAATCAATCTGATGGAAGAAGTACTGTTGCACTGCTATTTGGCATGTTATTTGATCTCATCTTTGTCCCATAGAAACTAACAATGATGATACCTGGCATTGCTTTTAGTCTACAGTTCTTCCATCTCAGCATTTTTAACAATTGTATACTACTGTGTAGACAAAGAATGCCACAATTCTATTGTTAAAATTTAAAACTTCCTTTTCCTTGAGAAAGTTTCTCTTTAAAAAGTCAGATAAGCACAAATCATGAAAATTTTACCTTCTCCATGTTTGTCTGTAAACTGAAAAGCTTGAACTAGCCGGAGTGTTTCATCAACAGAGCGACCAACAGGCAGATCGTTGATTGTAATCTGGCGCAAAATCCCCTTCTCGTCAATTATAAAGAGGCCCCTTAAACAGAAATAGCACAGGTTACAAACAAACAGTCAGACTTATGCACTTGCATTTTTTACTAGAAAAAATTACAGACTACAGCCTGAAGGAGCATAAGCAATATAAAGCTTCTTTACAACTCATATCCTACACTGTTAAATATTTATAGCTTACTTACAACATTTGGAAGGACAGAGGTGAAGCTTCAACTGGTgcaaaaagtaaattttccaatACACTTGGCATTTAATGTAAGAATgtggaatataaagcagaaaaaaaCTTCAAGTGGAAGTGAACACAATTGCAAGTATGTCTTTGTCTCTTATTTGCTTCCATAAGCTTTTAATTTCAGCATACCAACAGCTGACATATTGCAAAATCTTTGCTCCCCAAAAATCATGTGCCACCCATTTGGTCCCCAAAAACAATTTTTAAGGTATCTGGCTAGAAAACAAGCTTTTCGGCAGAATTCAGCACAACATAccagtttaatttttatttttcacCATCTGAAGCagctgttctcaacctgtgaatccccaggtgctttggcccacaactcccagaaatcccagccactttaccagctgttagggtttctggaagttgaaggccaaaacatctggggacccacaggttgagaaccactgatttaaagtctTAGATTGCATTTGACCATTATTTGCAGAATCATTTACACATTTTTGAAAACTTTACCATATTAAACATTTTTACGATGTACTTCCACATGTTCAAATTGCTTGAAATGAATTATTTAGTTAAACAGGGTGTTTGTATGATCTGCCATATTTTACAAACGTATTTAGCTGACAGAGTGGCTCATTCAAGGCGAACTAGCAACGTAATGGCAGAGGGGAGATTCACACAAGGACTTCCTGATCCAAAGTTCAGCTTCTTTGTCATGGCACCATACTGGCTCAACAAGTTTTTCTAGTGGTGCCTAGAAAAAAATCCCAAGCATCTCAGCACATGTAAGGCGAGTAACAAAGGTCTTTTGTTCAGCAACACACGGAACACAGAAAATTAAGTTTAAAACAGATTCCATCTTGTGTAAGAGTCAGAAGAGACTTTGGATAATGCACACCTTTAGTGAGTAATTTATTGTTTCAATGCCATGTTCACCTGAAATCACAAATGTATCTATTTCAACCCAAATATTAATATCAGCTTTGGTAAGATGCCAGGCACAAATTAATCTAGCATGCCCACACATTCCCTCTCCTTGCTAAGGCGTAAGATATGGATGGAAGCACTGCCTCCTTGTGGAAGGAAGAGAATGGCAGAAGTTAACTGGGAAACTTTGAGAAATACAAGCCAATTGTAATTTGCAACACTTTTGAAACGAGATTGTAAAGGAACTGAAAAAAAGACATTCCTGCTCATGTTCCAAACCAGTTAAAAGAATTGCTCCCTAATTTCACCAAGGCCTTCATTCATGGAGAATCAACTTATATTCCCTTGTTATTCATTACAAGCTGCTTCTCAAAAATTCACCAGTAGCCTTACCTGTAAGAAATGCCTTCATCTTCTTTTAGCACCCCATACTCTTTAGAAATTGTACGGTTTGTGTCAGACACCAAAGGAATGCGCATAGTGCCTAATCCACCCTGCTTCTTAGGTGTGTTGACCCTATAACAAAAATATGCATTTCAAGAAAGAACACCGCATTTTCAGATTCCAAGTAGAAGTcaccaaaatattttgaaatatctttGTCCCACTGTTTCAACTGCAGCACAATCGTATCAAGGAACAACATTTTCCTACATTAATAACATGCAGACACAGGTTGAGCCACACAAGGCTGGAGAGACCaaagatctgtgaaatggcagaaattgAAACGTAGTGCTTGGCTGCGAATGCTCACCTCCTACCATTCCACAGGTCCTCAATCCCTGTCTAGCCTCATGTCTCAAACAAGATGTAAGGCTAGAGCGACTGAAGATTGGTGAACAGACAGAGACATATATGCAGGTGCAAATAATGGTACTACAAAATCAAAAAATCTGAAATACCAAATACTTTAGGTCCCAAGCATTCTGTAACAGTAATGATAAAACTGTACTATCCATTGCAGAAGTGGCTCAAGGCTACTCTCTAGTTTCCATTAACAAGTCTAGAGAGGTAAAGGGACAAATTCCAAGTGGTCCCATACTGTTCTTTTAATATCTTTTCTTTTAATAACCAGGAAGAGCTTTATGATCCACAATTTAAAATTGAATGTACAAGTTGAACTGAAACCTGGCACAGCATACTAATTCAACCTTAGCCCTTATGCTTTCAAGTGTGGCAGTTAGTAAGGTCCAAAGAGAAAGAAGTTGGCTACAGTAACCCAAGTAAAAAATCCCTGGACAACTATCTTATGTGCTACTATGAAAAGAAATGAGACAGCTAAGTGATTTTGTTGGTTACTGCTTGCCTATCTATGGTCCATCA
Encoded here:
- the PRDX1 gene encoding peroxiredoxin-1, with protein sequence MSSGKAYIGKPAPDFKATAVMPDGQFKDIKLSDFKGKYVVFFFYPLDFTFVCPTEIVAFSERSDDFRKINCEVIGASVDSHFCHLAWVNTPKKQGGLGTMRIPLVSDTNRTISKEYGVLKEDEGISYRGLFIIDEKGILRQITINDLPVGRSVDETLRLVQAFQFTDKHGEVCPAGWQPGADTIKPDVMQSKEYFSKHK